The proteins below come from a single Agrobacterium vitis genomic window:
- the greA gene encoding transcription elongation factor GreA, which produces MVDKVPMTQNGFSKLQEELRWRQQEERPRIIEAIAEARAHGDLSENAEYHAAKEAQSHNEGRVSELEDLTARAEVIDLSKMSGSKIKFGATVKLIDEDTDEEKIYQIVGDQEADVKAGRISISSPIARAMIGKEAGDSIEVVAPGGSKAYEIIAVNWG; this is translated from the coding sequence ATGGTTGATAAGGTACCGATGACGCAGAACGGCTTCTCCAAGCTTCAGGAGGAACTGCGCTGGCGTCAACAAGAAGAACGTCCTCGGATCATTGAGGCCATTGCCGAAGCGCGCGCCCATGGCGACCTTTCGGAAAATGCCGAATATCATGCCGCCAAGGAAGCCCAGAGCCATAATGAAGGCCGGGTCTCCGAACTCGAAGATCTGACTGCGCGCGCGGAAGTCATCGATCTGTCGAAAATGTCCGGCTCGAAAATCAAGTTCGGCGCCACCGTCAAGCTGATCGATGAAGATACCGACGAGGAAAAAATCTACCAGATCGTCGGCGATCAGGAAGCCGATGTGAAGGCTGGGCGTATCTCGATTTCCTCGCCGATTGCCCGCGCCATGATTGGCAAGGAAGCCGGCGACAGTATCGAAGTCGTTGCTCCCGGGGGATCAAAGGCTTACGAAATTATCGCGGTCAACTGGGGTTGA
- a CDS encoding DUF2235 domain-containing protein, which yields MGKNIVILFDGTSNEISASRTNIVRLLGCLTRSDEQLVYYEPGVGTFGADDAWLRLARQSAEVWGLATGWGLDRNVKRAYRFLVENYRAAPRDDAGNTIGEDDRIYILGFSRGAYSARVLAGFINSLGIITPNFLNLVDYAYRTYKTIPISERHGETADIVSHSAPSAFAAMRLYERTLRGYRPAIAFLGLFDTVSTVINQTQRGLTFQTFPFTTRNPSVAAVRQALAIDERRTMFRPVYWKSGQPFWGSPFKPEDPHMIKPQDFKQVWFAGSHGDVGGGYSEAQSATAKIPLAWMIAESRPFGLHYDEDTVHDIVYGEDDDNDHVKLDPLAPIHDSMTWSWLPFEIVPRRVPFSSWRCRPPKGWYLPLCDPRSIEKGSVIHQSVIDRLDHPSRTTPYRPPNMPPPGDYSIEPWSTKPIED from the coding sequence GTGGGCAAAAACATCGTCATCCTGTTTGACGGCACGTCGAATGAAATTTCAGCCAGCCGAACCAATATCGTCAGACTGCTTGGCTGCCTGACCCGTAGCGACGAGCAATTGGTCTATTATGAGCCGGGCGTCGGCACGTTCGGTGCAGACGACGCCTGGTTGCGACTTGCACGCCAATCCGCCGAAGTCTGGGGCCTGGCAACGGGCTGGGGTCTCGACCGCAATGTCAAGCGCGCCTACCGGTTTCTTGTTGAGAACTATCGGGCCGCACCGAGGGACGACGCCGGCAACACAATTGGCGAGGACGACAGGATCTACATCCTCGGTTTCAGCCGCGGCGCCTATAGCGCCAGGGTTCTGGCCGGCTTCATCAACAGCCTGGGCATTATTACGCCGAATTTTCTCAATCTTGTGGACTACGCCTACCGGACCTATAAAACCATTCCCATAAGCGAGCGGCATGGCGAAACGGCTGACATCGTCAGCCACTCGGCACCCTCCGCCTTTGCCGCCATGCGACTTTATGAGCGGACATTGCGCGGCTACCGTCCGGCGATTGCCTTTCTCGGCCTGTTCGACACCGTATCGACGGTGATCAACCAGACACAGAGAGGTCTCACGTTCCAGACCTTTCCCTTCACGACCCGCAATCCGAGCGTAGCCGCTGTCCGCCAGGCCCTGGCCATTGATGAACGGCGCACAATGTTTCGACCGGTCTATTGGAAGTCCGGCCAGCCATTCTGGGGCAGCCCGTTCAAGCCGGAGGACCCGCATATGATCAAGCCTCAGGATTTCAAGCAGGTCTGGTTTGCTGGCTCCCATGGCGATGTCGGCGGCGGCTATAGCGAGGCGCAGAGCGCGACGGCCAAGATTCCGCTGGCCTGGATGATCGCCGAAAGCAGGCCATTCGGGCTGCATTATGACGAAGACACCGTCCATGACATCGTCTATGGCGAAGATGACGACAACGACCATGTGAAGCTCGATCCCCTGGCCCCGATCCATGATTCCATGACCTGGTCCTGGCTGCCGTTCGAGATCGTGCCGCGTCGCGTACCCTTTTCCTCCTGGCGCTGCCGGCCTCCCAAGGGCTGGTATCTGCCGCTCTGCGACCCTCGCTCTATCGAAAAAGGCAGCGTCATCCATCAATCCGTCATCGACCGGCTGGACCACCCATCGAGGACGACCCCCTACAGGCCACCCAATATGCCGCCGCCCGGCGATTACTCAATCGAGCCTTGGTCTACCAAGCCGATTGAAGATTGA